A DNA window from Allokutzneria albata contains the following coding sequences:
- a CDS encoding GAF and ANTAR domain-containing protein produces the protein MTIPQHRELALMAALVDLADTMVADYDVVDLMHRLATHCVALLPVAAAGLLLTDEQGALRLVASSNEQAHLLELFQLETDQAGPCLEAFHSSRPIMVVDLARDGGRWPAFAAETRRQGYQAVFALPMRLREMTIGALNLFGAKSIPLSEGDQRLGQALADVATIGILQQRALTRSETVIEQLQGALSSRIVIEQAKGILAALGGIDVSAAFVVLRDHARRNSLRMSELAAKVGTDPDLARRLVRRSAE, from the coding sequence ATGACCATCCCCCAGCATCGTGAGCTGGCCTTGATGGCTGCGCTGGTCGATCTTGCGGACACGATGGTTGCCGACTACGACGTTGTCGATCTGATGCACCGGCTGGCCACCCATTGCGTGGCGTTGCTGCCGGTGGCGGCGGCCGGGCTGCTGTTGACCGATGAGCAGGGCGCGCTGCGCTTGGTCGCGTCGTCGAACGAGCAGGCGCACCTGCTGGAGTTGTTCCAGCTGGAGACCGACCAGGCGGGTCCCTGCCTGGAGGCCTTCCACAGCAGCCGTCCGATCATGGTCGTCGACCTTGCCCGCGATGGCGGGCGGTGGCCCGCGTTCGCCGCCGAGACGCGTCGGCAGGGTTACCAGGCGGTCTTCGCGCTGCCGATGCGGCTTCGGGAGATGACCATCGGCGCGCTGAACCTGTTCGGCGCCAAGTCGATCCCGCTGTCGGAGGGCGATCAGCGGCTCGGGCAGGCACTCGCCGACGTGGCGACGATCGGCATCCTGCAGCAGCGGGCTCTGACCCGCAGCGAGACGGTGATCGAGCAGTTGCAGGGAGCCCTCAGCAGTCGGATCGTGATCGAGCAGGCCAAGGGCATCCTCGCCGCGCTGGGCGGCATCGACGTTTCCGCCGCGTTCGTCGTGCTCCGCGACCACGCCCGCAGGAACAGTCTGCGGATGAGCGAGCTGGCCGCCAAGGTGGGCACCGACCCCGACCTGGCCCGTCGCTTGGTGAGGCGGTCAGCCGAGTGA
- a CDS encoding GAF and ANTAR domain-containing protein produces the protein MDRGQLADALFTIVNDTSDLAELPQRLCTACLSAVPVDGVGLALMAGNQVGGRAFLGATDLLGARIEQLQFDLGEGPCVTAFEDGQPVLVTDLRARDAGVRWPMFVHELRKTPVRALFAFPLRLGAIRIGALDCYRTRPGPLVEPAAALMVAQAVTAALLRVQVREADREHETGEFPWEAKPGLVDLAIRHHAQVHQATGMVAARLEIGLEEAFVRLRAYAFRLGRSLDEVGADVVAGRMPLDILDKP, from the coding sequence ATGGATCGCGGCCAACTGGCTGACGCGTTGTTCACCATCGTGAATGACACGTCTGATCTTGCCGAACTGCCGCAGCGGCTGTGCACTGCTTGTCTTTCGGCGGTGCCGGTGGATGGAGTGGGTTTGGCATTGATGGCGGGTAACCAGGTCGGCGGCAGGGCGTTCCTCGGCGCAACCGATTTGCTGGGGGCGCGGATCGAGCAGCTGCAGTTCGACCTGGGTGAGGGGCCGTGCGTGACGGCATTCGAGGATGGACAGCCGGTCCTGGTCACCGACCTGAGGGCGAGGGATGCGGGGGTGCGGTGGCCGATGTTCGTCCACGAACTGCGAAAGACTCCCGTTCGAGCGCTGTTCGCCTTTCCGTTGCGGCTGGGCGCGATCAGGATCGGCGCTCTGGACTGTTACCGCACTCGCCCGGGACCGCTGGTGGAACCGGCGGCCGCGCTGATGGTGGCTCAAGCGGTGACGGCCGCCTTGCTGCGGGTCCAAGTCCGCGAGGCTGACAGGGAGCACGAGACCGGGGAGTTTCCGTGGGAGGCGAAGCCCGGTCTGGTGGATCTGGCGATCAGGCACCACGCGCAGGTGCACCAGGCCACCGGGATGGTTGCCGCGCGGCTGGAGATCGGCCTGGAGGAGGCATTCGTTCGGTTGCGCGCGTATGCCTTTCGGCTGGGCCGGTCACTGGACGAGGTCGGTGCCGACGTCGTCGCCGGCCGGATGCCGCTCGACATCCTGGACAAACCATGA
- a CDS encoding pyridoxamine 5'-phosphate oxidase family protein — protein sequence MSDDKPKPRALDADQIDELLAAHQFGVVATVKKDGTPHLATMLYRWDPAERVVRISTTATRAKPGHVRRHPRASLHVSTPDHMTFAVVEGVGEVSAVTTEPGDETGRELLAMAGEVPDEAAFFAEVVAEQRLVLRIKADRVSGTSLLPA from the coding sequence ATGAGCGACGACAAGCCGAAGCCCCGGGCCCTCGATGCCGACCAGATCGACGAACTCCTCGCCGCCCACCAGTTCGGAGTCGTGGCCACCGTGAAGAAGGACGGCACTCCGCACCTGGCCACGATGCTCTACCGGTGGGACCCGGCCGAGCGCGTCGTGCGGATCTCGACCACCGCGACACGGGCCAAGCCGGGGCACGTGCGGCGGCACCCGCGCGCCTCGCTGCACGTGTCGACGCCGGACCACATGACCTTCGCGGTCGTCGAAGGCGTCGGCGAGGTCTCGGCCGTCACCACCGAGCCGGGCGACGAGACCGGGCGGGAACTGCTGGCGATGGCGGGCGAAGTCCCGGACGAGGCCGCCTTCTTCGCCGAGGTGGTCGCCGAGCAGCGCCTGGTCCTGCGGATCAAGGCGGACCGCGTCAGCGGCACGAGCCTGCTCCCGGCCTGA
- a CDS encoding DUF418 domain-containing protein, with amino-acid sequence MQLSTRRDLAPDLARGVMLSLIALAHAQFLADGGAFGGATAALTAPDKVMQALLALFVDSRGYPLFAALFGYGMVLILRRRDPRQLRKRSLWLIAFGFLHVLLLFPGDILASYGVLALCFAGAVHWSTRRIFVTAGVGAVLGAVVYGFVMSSPMPLPEGGAAPIDPVSSALMRITTFPFLTPMNAIMSICPLLIGIWAARERVLENRELLRRAAALGIGVGVLGGIPQTLVTTGFLAPNLVSGALHTFSGYAVGIGYGALFTLIARRLRPGPVVSALTACGQRSLTCYLAQSVVWFVIAEPYLLNLVGKLSVVTASAVGLGVWALTVLGAALLARAERPGPAEALLRGLAYS; translated from the coding sequence GTGCAGCTGTCCACCCGGCGCGATCTCGCGCCCGATCTGGCCAGGGGCGTGATGCTCAGCCTGATCGCGCTCGCCCACGCCCAGTTCCTGGCCGACGGCGGCGCGTTCGGCGGTGCGACCGCCGCGCTGACGGCGCCGGACAAGGTCATGCAGGCGTTGCTCGCGCTGTTCGTGGACAGCCGCGGCTATCCGCTGTTCGCAGCATTGTTCGGCTACGGCATGGTGCTGATCCTGCGCAGGCGCGATCCGCGGCAGCTGCGCAAGCGCAGCCTGTGGCTGATCGCTTTCGGCTTCCTGCACGTGCTGCTGCTGTTCCCCGGCGACATCCTCGCCTCCTACGGGGTCCTGGCGCTGTGCTTCGCGGGGGCGGTGCACTGGAGCACTCGGCGCATCTTCGTCACCGCGGGCGTTGGCGCGGTTCTGGGCGCGGTGGTCTACGGGTTCGTGATGTCCTCGCCGATGCCGTTGCCGGAAGGCGGCGCGGCACCGATCGACCCCGTCTCCTCGGCGCTCATGCGGATCACGACCTTCCCGTTCCTCACGCCGATGAACGCGATCATGTCGATCTGCCCGCTGCTCATCGGTATCTGGGCGGCACGGGAGCGAGTGCTGGAGAACCGGGAGTTGCTGCGCCGCGCCGCAGCGCTCGGCATCGGCGTCGGAGTACTCGGCGGCATCCCGCAAACCCTTGTCACGACTGGGTTTCTGGCGCCGAACCTGGTCTCTGGCGCGCTGCACACGTTCTCCGGCTACGCGGTCGGGATCGGCTACGGCGCGCTGTTCACCCTGATCGCCCGGAGGCTGCGGCCCGGTCCTGTGGTCAGCGCGCTCACCGCGTGCGGGCAGCGGTCGCTGACCTGCTACCTCGCCCAGTCCGTCGTGTGGTTCGTCATCGCCGAGCCCTACCTGCTGAACCTCGTCGGCAAGCTCAGCGTCGTCACCGCGTCCGCGGTCGGCCTCGGCGTGTGGGCGTTGACGGTACTGGGCGCGGCGTTGCTCGCCCGCGCGGAGCGCCCCGGACCGGCCGAAGCGCTCCTGCGGGGGCTCGCCTACAGCTGA
- a CDS encoding PadR family transcriptional regulator, with translation MARRKVGNLMALAVLSVVVQRPMHPYEMASMLRARGKEADMGVKWGSLYTVVRNMEKHGLIEAVETVRQGGRPERTIYRITDDGRAEMVDWVRELISVPDRERTRFQAGLSVLAAVAPEEAERLLRQRLAALETDRADKRAAHEQHSAEMPRLFLIENEYELALLDAEMAWVRAVLDELSAGTFAGIEQWRHFHETGEVPAELAEIAERGSLTD, from the coding sequence ATGGCGCGGCGCAAGGTGGGCAACCTGATGGCGCTCGCGGTGCTCTCGGTCGTCGTGCAGCGGCCCATGCACCCCTACGAGATGGCCTCGATGCTGCGCGCCCGCGGCAAGGAAGCCGACATGGGCGTCAAATGGGGCTCGCTCTACACGGTCGTCCGCAACATGGAGAAGCACGGACTCATCGAGGCCGTGGAGACCGTGCGGCAGGGCGGTCGCCCGGAACGCACGATCTACCGCATCACCGACGACGGCCGCGCGGAGATGGTCGACTGGGTGCGCGAGCTGATCTCGGTGCCCGACCGCGAACGGACGCGGTTCCAGGCGGGCCTGTCGGTGCTCGCCGCGGTCGCACCGGAGGAGGCCGAGCGCCTGCTCCGGCAGCGGTTGGCGGCACTGGAGACCGACAGGGCGGACAAGCGCGCCGCCCACGAACAGCACTCCGCCGAGATGCCGCGGCTGTTCCTCATCGAGAACGAGTACGAGCTGGCGCTGCTGGACGCCGAAATGGCGTGGGTGCGCGCGGTGCTCGACGAGCTGAGCGCGGGCACGTTCGCCGGCATCGAGCAGTGGCGGCACTTCCACGAGACCGGAGAGGTGCCCGCCGAGCTGGCGGAGATCGCCGAGAGGGGCAGCCTCACGGACTGA
- a CDS encoding FAD-dependent oxidoreductase, with amino-acid sequence MSTARTALVIGGGIAGPVAAMALRRAGVEATVFEAHPGPADGVGGGLGLAPNGLNALGLVGAEEAVREIGIPVSSMVMRSWTGKELARFGEVGGPPIMHTVWRSDLYRALCDTAERSGVRIEHGKRLKTFHDNGDSVTASFVDGSTATADILVGADGVRSAVRGRIDPSAPGPRSTGLVGFGGWSKAKIPYTDGAMNFVFGKRAFFSYTVEPSGRVGWFANLPRKEFMTIADAQAPGLEHWLRVLREAFADDRVPAVEILRGSSPELCVTTGTLEIMRPAPRWHRGRVVLIGDAVHVPSPSSGQGASQAIEGAVHLARCLRDLPIDAAFRAYEGLRRERVERITTAAERTNRNKAAGPVTRLLRDLLMPPMMRLFTKPDQLSWQYDYRIDWDARVA; translated from the coding sequence ATGTCCACGGCAAGAACAGCCCTGGTGATCGGCGGCGGCATCGCCGGACCGGTCGCGGCGATGGCACTGCGGCGCGCCGGAGTCGAGGCCACCGTCTTCGAGGCCCACCCCGGCCCGGCCGACGGTGTCGGCGGCGGACTGGGTCTGGCGCCCAACGGCCTCAACGCGCTCGGCCTCGTCGGCGCCGAGGAAGCCGTACGGGAGATCGGCATCCCGGTCTCGTCCATGGTGATGCGCAGCTGGACCGGCAAGGAGCTCGCGCGCTTCGGCGAGGTGGGCGGACCGCCGATCATGCACACCGTCTGGCGCTCGGACCTGTACCGGGCGCTCTGCGACACCGCCGAGCGCTCCGGAGTCCGGATCGAGCACGGCAAGCGGCTGAAGACGTTCCACGACAATGGGGACAGCGTCACTGCGTCCTTTGTGGACGGTTCGACGGCGACTGCGGACATCCTCGTCGGCGCCGACGGGGTGCGCTCCGCGGTGCGCGGCCGGATCGACCCGTCCGCGCCTGGACCGCGCTCCACCGGCCTCGTCGGCTTCGGCGGCTGGTCGAAGGCGAAGATCCCCTACACCGACGGGGCGATGAACTTCGTCTTCGGCAAGCGCGCGTTCTTCAGCTACACCGTGGAGCCCAGCGGGCGGGTCGGATGGTTCGCCAACCTCCCGCGCAAGGAGTTCATGACGATCGCCGACGCGCAGGCGCCCGGTCTGGAGCACTGGCTGCGCGTGCTGCGCGAGGCCTTCGCCGACGACAGGGTTCCCGCCGTGGAGATCCTGCGCGGCAGCTCGCCCGAGCTGTGCGTGACGACCGGAACCCTCGAGATCATGCGGCCCGCGCCGCGTTGGCACCGCGGTCGCGTCGTGTTGATCGGTGACGCCGTGCACGTGCCCTCGCCCAGCTCCGGGCAAGGAGCCTCGCAAGCGATCGAGGGCGCCGTTCACCTCGCCCGGTGCCTGCGCGACCTGCCGATCGACGCCGCTTTCCGGGCCTACGAAGGACTGCGGCGCGAGCGCGTCGAGCGCATCACGACCGCGGCCGAGCGCACCAACCGGAACAAGGCGGCTGGGCCGGTTACCAGGCTCCTGCGCGACCTGCTCATGCCGCCGATGATGCGACTGTTCACCAAGCCGGACCAGCTCTCGTGGCAGTACGACTACCGCATCGACTGGGACGCGCGCGTCGCGTAG